The Apostichopus japonicus isolate 1M-3 chromosome 10, ASM3797524v1, whole genome shotgun sequence genomic sequence aaaatcattatccaatcatgatttgttgctatccttgagtccattattcagatgatgaggcagattcccttcaactctccatgatgaaggtaaaaccttatatcttaaccaactgccattgagtgtccatttgaaagtttcaaacacacaagtgcattgattaaaacaaagactttattgctgtggttgcaggaactggatttcagtctagtagtcactcaccaggtttgtcattatcacagtctgctaactgtggctttttatgttaggagtttttcttcagagcacatgtcacctttgatttgtaaaaaaagtcctgaaattcagggagttaaaatttactgtctaaagataatttaaaaagattttttttaacttcaatcatcaatgtgggtgtcaattaagggaataaggaggtactgatgcaactttgataaatgatagttgactgcatccaaattaaaccaaggcctaggctatacttttgaagaagaaaaaattaggctgaattcatgttagcctaaaaaggctaggccaatgctgacaattaacacaaaccaagatcatttaaccatttgggcacttgtttatggcatactaaaaagggtctatataattaggcctgtatgtgtacacaacccacaagttgccaatgagtatagacctagcctaactagtttaggcctaggctactttgttttccttagacctagtttaattgggccttatactgtgccatatatactgtgtaatgtgctataacagttgtagtaatagaaggaatggtccaggtctaattaagcccaggcttaacttatgcttcgggcttaactaaggattagggctttacgtgatgcctagaggctagcccacccttttacattaaactaaaggtggggcttattcgcagggcagccctgcgaatagccagacacatacaccttattcacagggcagccctgcgaatagccggacaAAAGcatcttattcacagggcagcccagtgaatagccagacacaagcatcttatttgcagggctgccatgcgaatagccagacacatacactttattcacagggcagccttagactgggttaacaGGCTCAGTAAtttttggggctattcgagtttgcttttgaggctattcgagtttgcttttgggcaccagctatctttttgagagtcttaattgggagcctctatattttgaggaatttattggcctttgggattcctatcttaatgctgttaggattggttttgggagcctagggccttaagattgaaccagtctagcattagtaccgccaacataaaaatgtcatccctcgatcattttcacctttgtttttgcagagtgactgctcatttgcatgtaaaggtgtgggaggtgggggggggggtgtcacacctttgaccatattggctttcaggcaatatcggcttttggggaatcccaagataagctcccttaaaataaACTTTTAAACTTGAACTGCTGGGGctccaaaaattagcttatgaagtggctaagactacttgggcccaaaaggttggctttttcaaggcccctaaactgactggtatcaatagcaaaacctaataataaacctattttcaaaatcgtcacagccctgcgaataaggtgtctgtgtacgttattcgccgggctgccctgcgaataatcacttcgtaaactaaaagtgatacttttttaggctaggcatagcctaggcatacaataactaggaattaggataactatatgtgcgactgaaactgccatgcctatgattaggagagctggcataatgaaatcgaatttgtggatcgtaaaacgagagagaatagccatgcatgtaattacagaaaccagtctgaacgtaaaattctcgcattgcttgtacattactcgtattacactagggcctatggctagtatgggcctaggctacacagacttttcagttttcattagatctccatcttgttctttctacttccaaaaaattcctcttctcttatggtcagtcggataatcaaacaacaatatccatgttctgaccgattgcagcatccccagcaccatttctttcataatttcgtacttttttcgtgtacacaaacgatagtctatacactgtgagtatgcgtgtcgtctgctataaagttttcaagtggacctattttaccaccctgtgtgggcgttttccctctcgaccaatccaaatcggttacatggttggccaaactctctctatatacggctctgattaCTAACATTCCACTAGCGCCCTCATTTAACGAAAGTTTCCTAtgaattaaaatattatatggGGTGTCTAGTTTCGACTGTTACATAAAGATGCATTTTTCCAGCATTTTTTAATAAgaaatcaacttcagccacctgGATTTCCCTTAAAATCTGACAtatactttgtattttttttgagAGGGCTAACTTCTTGCACTTCCAACGTCAATATTTTGCTAGGGATGTAGAGCGGTTTCGAAACCGACTAGCTTATTTTGAGACCGACTTAAGTGACTGACCAAGCAACCTGTCGAAAGCCATAGCAACCAAAGTGGCAGGAGTGAAGCTTGGTACGTTTCATGAACTTTAATTGGTACTCGCTTCGAACTGATGAAAGAGCACTGAAGGTTGACTTAAGATCATTGAATCCAAaacaaatgattttcaaaagtGAAAGCAGTGAAAAGAATACGGAACTCCCTGCCTGAACTCATGATAGGTGCTGTCCTTAAAATCTGTAAGTTATCGATTATAAACTTACATCTTGTTCCTGAAGCAGTTGCATATAAGCTACGCTGGTTGATGAACAAAGCAGGTCAGTGAAGCGTCTAGCAACTTTGGAACTTCTATCACATATACTTTGTCGTGGTAATGATCATAAATCCACAGTGAGGCTGTGTGAATGTGAGCGCGTCCCGAGGGCTGCTATCTATTCACTATTCCGGTATTTGTACGTTGAAGTATTTACTAACAACGCTGACCCGTATAATAATCATTCGAACTGTTACCTGGAATATGAGCATGGTAAGTTTTCGAGTGAATCAAGATTGGGATATCAGTCATGATATTTGAAGCTTTAACGAGGCTCGTGTTTGTTTCATATTACTTGGAGTAAGTTTAGTAAGTTGCATTCACGTGTCCCGTATAAACCCACAGTATTGCGAGACGGAACTATTTATAAGCTGATAGCTGTTCCCAAAATAACTCCCTGTATGAAGTCAGTAATAGTCAAAAGTTAAACTCATGCATGTCTTCAGTATAGTTAATGTTTatattaatcatatatatagGACGTAGAAACACTAACTGCTGTGTTTCAGGTTAATTACTGTTATACGTAACGTGGGATAATGGTACTATAGGCCTATCATCGGGTTAAGATTTAGATATACACCTGCATAAGTAGACCGGGTTAACAAAGTAACTGTAACGACAGTACcagtaattttgttttggagAAAGCAGAATATAGATGATCATAGGGTTCAGTATTGGCAAAGAATCATCCAAACTTTGATAGACTTGTAGTGTCTGTTCTGTAAATTCCCGCGAGTGGCTGTTTGATAACGATTTCCCAATTTCTAGCACGCTATCATAGAAAAGTTtattgagattacgtaatcgacctgccttggtcgtaataCCAATTTTTTACCAATAAGTCTGCAACGCCTACCACATATCTTTTGTCGTGTGACTGTTTCTGTATAGAATacacagggagttgttatggaactccctggtatacAGGCCTAAAGgcaacatttgttgttgttattccaAAAACGTCAGGGGGGGGCGagaatttttgttttcccttcaccccctccccccttggcTACTAGCCTGGTCAGAATACACCATTTGGCGTCTTCAGGAGATGATCCCCAAACCCCTCCTATATCGGAGTCCGTTTCAATAACCCCAGGACCACACCCTCCTCTATAAATCCTTGGTTCGCCTCTGGACATTCTAAATTTTACATTTAGAACCCCCTCCCACTGGTGCAAGGTGGGTTCAAATAGAGGACATGAACACGACTCAAAAGCTGAATGGTTGTTTCTTTGATGTATCTCTTGCTTTCTTGTATGAAATAGAAAACTGATCGAGACATGGGTGGGCATTACGCGATAAGAAGGGCAACATTGGCAGATAAAGAAGATGTCGCGAGATTAACCCAGGAATTCACGACTGAAGGGGGTATGACCAATCAAGATGCCTCAAGGAATATACAAAGAGGTAAACCTTAATATGCTTCAAAACACTAATCACGTAATTATGAAAAAGTTTAATAACGCTCCAGTACGtaactgggggtgggggggggggggtccgggAGTGGTTCTTTTGGAAATGTTATTTAGTGTTTAATTACACCAAGCTCATTTCTTGTAGAATAAAATGCACCAATTTGCACATAGGAGGGCTGTCTTTCTCATTCTTTTCCACTATCAAACGGCCTTCACCCTTGCAAACCCAGCCATCGTCTTTACATGTTATGATAGAGATGCCAGGAAAAAGAAACCCTTACTCTGTTTTGGGAGATGTACAATCTCAGATGGAAATAATCTGAAGATAGTGACGATATATAGTTAAGGTGATACCTCTTAGTTTCTTATGGTGTTCATATTACTTAGCGcaattgttttatttcaaattcgAACCAGCATTTGCAATATCCATCTGTAACAAGTAAAGTGGACATTGCAAGAGATAAAAACGTAGGAAAGTGTCTTGATGGTGTCATATAATTTGCCTTTTGCACCCTTGTATATGAAGGAATAATAAACCGTGATATGTCACAAACGGGAGACATGGTATGATGGATGGGACTGCTTCTCCTTGGATACATATTCACCAAAACCACAAGGATTGTAAATTGGCAATTTTTCGGTTAATACCTTGCCTACAAAGATATCCTATAAATAATGCCGCCCCCTTCCCCGAATAAAAAATTTCCCACAACTTTTCCCTCTACTTTCCGAATACATGTTTAGTTTCTTTATGTTACATCTTCCGTAATTAAAAATCATGCTTTCATGTGTTGCCCTGTTTTTGAAACTGCGTGTGTATTAATCAGTATTATGATATCTTGATTCATAAGTAACCCCTTTAACTCGCTGTCGATGTATAATCGATGTAGAAAAGTGaacttggtaaaaaaaaatccccttcATTGCCCTGATTACGGATTCTTCACCCAACTCGACACTGATGTCTTGATATAAATGTTCCCATAGTAAATCCGAATTAATGCGGCCATTGGCTTGTTTTCATACCCGCATATTTTCCTAGCCATTCCTAGGCAGAAGTGATTGAGTTATGACCACACTTAATATGTGTGTGCGAGTTAACATAGGATATGCATATACACTTTTGATAACCATTGGTGCATATCGGACGTTTTATTAATATGAACAGACGATATGAACAAGATATGGATGGTGTAATAATTGGAGGATGTGCTCAATTGTTGTAATTGCTTTATTGTTATGTTTTCTAGCCTGCTATAGTGTTAGTGTACAAGGACATGTTCAGTCAGTTAATTGTTCTGTGTAAAGTGTCTGCTGGTCTGTGAATCTGACCACCGTTCAACTGTTAGCTTTCTCAGCATTGGTTTGTGGTCACGAGACCTTGCCTATTCCATAGAAACAGTATACAGttaacatgctaacatacattcTAACATATGGGAGATAGCACTGCTAACAGATGCTAACATATTAGAGATATATAGCACAGTTAACATATATGCTAACAAATTACAAATAGCACAGCGAACAGATGCTTACATATGAGAGATAACACACGaacatatatgctaacatattaGAGATAACACAGCGAACATATATGCTAACATGTTAGAGATAGCACAGTTAacatatatgcttatatattaGAGATAGCACAGCGAACAGATGCTTACATATTAGAGATAACACAGCGaacatatatgctaacatatgAGAGATAGCACAGTTAACATATATGCTGACAAATTACAAATAGCACAGCGAACAGATGCTAACATATTAGAGATAGCACAGCGAACATATATGCTAACATGTTAGAGATAGCACAGTtaacatatatgctaacatattaGAGATAGCACAGCTAACAGATGCTAACATATTAGAGATAACACAGTGAACAGATCCTAACATATTAGAGATAGCACAGTtaacatatatgctaacatattaGAGATAGCACAGCGaacatatatgctaacatattaGAGATAGCACAGCAAACATATATCCTAACATATTAGAGATAGCACAGCGAACATATATGTTAACATATTAGAGATAGCACAGCGAACAGATGCTAAATATTAGAGATAACACAGCGaacatatatgctaacatattaGAGATAGCACAGTTAACATATATGCTGACAAATTACAAATAGCACAGCAAACAGATACTAACATAGTAGAGATAGCACAGCTAACAGATGCTAACATATTAGAGATAGCACAGCGaacatatatgctaacatattaGAGATAGCACAGCGAACAGATGCTAACATATTAGAGATAACACAGTGaacatatatgctaacatattaGAGATAGCACAGTTAACATATATGCTAACAAATACAAATAGCACAGCGAACAGACGCTAACATATTAGAGATATCACAGCGaacatatatgctaacatattaGAGATAGCACAGTtaacatatatgctaacatTAGAGATAGCACTGCTAACATATTACAAATAGTACAGCTAACACATATGGAGAGCACAGCTAACATAGGATGCTAGCGCGACCTTCTGGACTGGGAGTTTTAGTCCCAGTACGTCATTCTGAGCTGGAAATCTAACCTACCACTTGTCATTTACctattgtaaatattttgtatagAGCATTTaatatgttatgatatattaGTTAACTGCAACTGCAGAATTTCCTGTCTCAATCTTATTTTCTACCATTGAAGTCTCTAGTCTTTCGAACATCTCTAACTTCCAAGAATATCCAGTAAACCGCGGGTGAACGTTACAGAGGTTAATTAGCTTACGTAAGGCATATGTCCAGCAATAAATTCCATATTTGCaggtattaattcgaatatagtATAAACGGTGAATTGAGTATAGACGTTTGAAGataatttgcatacatgtaAATTAGCTGCATTCTGATTGGCTAGGACTGTATTCCCAATTTTGCTGACGAAAGCGACGACACTTAATTTTACAATAACATAATGATAACAGTTTGTTTTCTCATACAGACTTTACGAGTAATTTATCGTCCTGGTTTGACTGTATCCTGTTAGTGTACAAACCAACCAACGATCTCTCACATTCTGTTGGCTTTGCCATGTGGTCCTATGGTTATTTTCCTTACAAGGGTAGATATGCGGAATTAACCAACCTTTATGTCAGCCCCAAGCATCAAGGTATTCAGTAATTCATTGCTATTTAAGAAACagaaatatatgaaaaacaacaacttacAGATAACAAGCATTTAACATTGATCTGCAGTGTA encodes the following:
- the LOC139974981 gene encoding thialysine N-epsilon-acetyltransferase-like isoform X1 translates to MSMKTDRDMGGHYAIRRATLADKEDVARLTQEFTTEGGMTNQDASRNIQRDFTSNLSSWFDCILLVYKPTNDLSHSVGFAMWSYGYFPYKGRYAELTNLYVSPKHQGKSLGYHLIQSVAKIIRSKGCQRLRWSTSATNHGAKTFYAKIKAENLARKGVELLQLVDQNFIDLAAGDTNRYLTDVDKPKSKLKSKY